The genomic region GGAAGGGCACCCAGGTGGGGCTTCGGCTCCACCTTTTCTTTTGCTGATTTTCCGCACAAAGTCCGAGATCCCCGACGAATTATTTATTGTCCCATCAAAGGGACGGATTTTTCTTTAATTCGTCCCGGCGCGTTTCCCACCATCGCTGAACCTCTGCAAATGCTCCATCCTAGGGGAATTTTACCGCTGTTGACCTTTGCCTGCACCCGGTGTAAAAAGGGCAACCAGGGGGCGCCATGAAGGATACGCGGGCTTTTATCTATTCAAGCCGTTTTGGCGATTACACCTACGGTGAAGCGCATCCGTTCAAACTTCTGCGCTATCGGCTGACCTTCGAGTTGATCAACGAGCTTGGTCTTTTGAGCAATCCGGCCACGCGCGTGCTGGAGGCAGCCCAGGCCGAAGAGGCAGATCTTGCGCGCTTTCATCGCCGGGATTATCTCGCCGTTCTGCGTGAATTCAGTGCCGCCGAAACGCCCCGCGCGAATTTTCTTTTCGGGCTGGGAGATTTGGAAAATCCTGTATTCCCCGGGGTCTATGATTGGGCGCGCCTGGTGTGCGGCGGAACTCTTGATGCGGCCCGTCTGGTTGCCGATGGCGGTTGCCGGATTGCATTTCACATGGCCGGGGGCTGGCATCATGCACAGGCTTCTCGGGCCTCGGGATTCAGTTACCTCAACGATGCCGTAATCGCCATCCACGCTCTGCTCGAAAGGGGATTGCGGGTCGCCTATGTGGATCTTGACGCTCACCATGGCGATGGAGTTCAGGAGGCTTTCTACGACAACGACCAGGTGCTCACCATCTCGTTGCACGAAACCGGCGACGACTTTTTTCCCCACACCGGCTATGTCGATGAACTCGGCTGCGGGTGCGGTTATGGGTACAGCGTCAATGTCCCCTTGTCCCGGCATTGCGATGATCGTCTTTTTCTGCGCGCCTTCAACCACATCGTTCCACCGCTCCTCTCAAAATTCGCTCCCGATGTTCTCCTTACCCAGATGGGCGTTGATGGTTTGCGTACCGACCCTCTGACGCGTCTGGAACTTACTACTGCCGCTTATGAATCCTGCGCCCGCTGGTTTCGAGATAGCCATTTGCCCTGGGTTGTGCTGGGTGGCGGTGGTTACCACAAGATTAATGTTGCTCGCACCTGGACCCTGCTTTGGGGTATTATTCAGGGGGTGGAACTGCCGGATTTTTTGCCGAAGGTTTTTTGCGGGACAATTTCCGCTCTGGGTTTTCCTGATTATCGATTGCGCGATTTGCCCCATCAGGCTCAATCCGATGATTTCAGTCGTGCAGAGCAGGCTTTGGATGCAAACCTGGAGTATCTTGACCGGCACCTGTTTCCCCTCCACGGAATCGGGCCATGAACCTAAAGGAGGCACCAAGTGCACGCCTTCTCGATCCCCAGGGGGTGCCGCTGTGCTCCTTGGTTGAGATCAATCGCCTGGCCCCTGTCATTAAGGAAGAGCTTTATCGCCGGCTCGTGCCGCGCCGGATTTTTACCGATTATGCCATCGATCCGGGCAGCCTGCGTTGTCCCGATGGGCAGCGCGCCGTCACCTTTATCTGTCCCGAAGGGCTCGGCCTGGTGCGGATCGAGGTCCGTCCGCGTCGCCGGAAACGGGACTGTTTATTCTTCGTGGAGGTGGCCGACACGCCTTATGGCCAGATCGAACTCTCCCTCTGTCTGATCAACGACCTCGACGCGCCACGCTATAACGTCGATGTCGATGAGCTGGGCCGCGACAACTGTTTCGGCACCTTGCGACGCAATCGCGGCGAAGAACTGCGGGCCATGTCCGCCGGACTCGCTCCCAATCAGGTGCGTCGTGGATTGCAGATGTTTTCCCAGTTTTTTGAACAATTTGAAAAGTTTGTCGCAGCTCTCGGCATTTCAGTTATCATTGCTGAACCTTTGAGTTATGATAACGCCGTGCGTTACGAAGGTTATGGATTCGATTACCTCAGCGGCAAAAAACTCATGCTGTGGATCAATGAAGAATTTCAGCCTGGGGGACTCCTGTTTCAGCGTCTCAACGGAGAATCCCCTTTCCGTCGACCCGGCATGGAAAAAACCGTGCGGGGGCGCAGTTGGGCCATTCATGACGGCATCCTTGGACGCCCCTGGGATGGCGTGAAAATTTATAAGACTGTTGGACAACATGCGGGAGTCAATACATTTTCCCAGCGCCTTGGCTGAACGAATGCTTGGAGAAAATTAAGGTTTGTGCTATGAATAATCACATGTCTGCCAGCGAATCCCTTTCCCCACAGTATTATCGCCTCTGGACGCCTCCGTCGGGAACCACGGTCGCCGTGGGTTCCGAACGCACGCCCATGGCTTTGCCGCAAATTCCACTGCCCTTGCACAGGCAGGGCGAGGACCTTTCCCCGCCGGATGACGATGCTATCGGTCAGGGCGTTTTCGACTACCTGCGCGAGTTTCCCGATTGTCCGCACAATCAGGCTTATGCCGAATTGTTGCGTGACGCCTATCCTCACTACATTGCGGAAATCGGCAGCCAGATCGCCATGCTTGATGCCCGGGAGGTCGATCCGCCCTACATCAGACGCAAAATCACCCTGCTTCGCATACTGCTGCTTCTTGATCCGAACAACGCCGGATTGTCCATGCAGTTAGGCATGGCCTATTATCATGTAGGTATGATGTTTTCCGAACTGCGCACCTGCCGTTTCGATCTGCTCACGGCGCTGGCTTACCTGCAAAAAGCCTTGAGCCTTTCGGCGCGCAATCCATCGATATATAATTATCTTGGGCAAATCGATTTTTACTTAGGCGATTATCCCGGTGCGGTCCGTCATTGGCGCGGCATTCACGACCAACTGCCCGATGGGCCCGCCAAGCAGGAGTTGGCTCGCCGCATTGCCGACATCGACCGCGGCGAGGTTCCCGATCACCCGCTGGCCGAGAACTTTGAAAAAATCGGCGAGGCGTTGGCGGCTTTCCGTGAAGGCTTCATCGATGCCGCGCGGCGGGAGATGGAAACTCTTGCCGCTGACGAGCAATTTCTGGCGATATATCAGGCGCCGGAATTCTACCACTTCCTGGGACTGTGCCGAGAGCGTTGTGAGGATTCTCAGGGAGCTATTGCCGCCTTTGCTGAAGCTTTGGGCATTGATGAAGATTTTGCGCCGGCCCGAGAGGCTTTTGAACGTGTGCATGCGCAGAGCTAAGGTCGTCATGGGGTTTTCGCGGTTTGTCGCCGGGGTGGTTATTGCCTTGGGTCTCCTTGTTGGCGGCGCCGGCGTCGCGCTGAGTGCCGTTGAAGAAGACGACAGGATTTTCACTCTCTGGCCTCTCCTTGATTATCGCAGCTCGCCCCAGGTCGATTATGCGAGCCTGCGCGTGCTGGGGCCCCTGTTCAAGTATGAGCGCAAAGGCCCGGAGGTGGAATATGGCCTGCGCCCGCTATTTTTCCGTGCCCAGGATCGCGACAGCGGTCTGCGGATTAGTGAGTACCTCTACCCCGTTGCCTCCAGTCGGCACGAGGACGAGCAAAGCTATTTTCAGTTTCTGCGACTCTACGAAACGGACTTAGATCGCCGTGAGCAGGGCCGCGGCGATCAATTTACTTTGTTTCCTTTTTTGTTTTACGGGGAAGATGAAGAGCGTGGGAAGTATTTCGCTTTTTTCCCCATCGGTGGTAAAATTTATAACCGATTTTGGCGCGATGAAATTCGTTTCACGTTGTTTCCCCTTTACGGTTATACACAGAAGGACGGTACGGAAATCACCAACATTCTGTGGCCCATATATGCACGTATCGAGGGCAAAAATGAAACCGGCGTTAAATTCTGGCCCCTCTATGGACGATCCGAAAAAGAAGGGGTTTATCGCAAACGCTTTGCGATCTGGCCGTTTTATTTCAATGAGCACCTGGGACTGGATGGCGAAAATCCGCGCCATCGGCGCGGCGTTTTCCCTTTTTATCTGGCGCAAGATTCGCCCGTGCGTTCTCAAAAGACCTGGTTGTGGCCTTTTTTTAGTCACATCGTCGACCAAGAGCGTGATTACGAAGAATGGAACCTGCCCTGGCCGCTGGTGCGGCATGCGCAAGGCAGCTACAAAGAATCGCGCAAATTTCTCCCGTTTTATTCCTACGAACGCACCGGAGTCCTGGAGCGCCGCTGGGTAGTTTGGCCGATCTATCTGCACAGCCGCCTGACCACTGAAGATCTGGTGCGGGAACGCGGTCGCGTGTTGTTCTTTCTCTTCTCCAACCTTGAGGAGCGGCTGATTTTGGAAGATGAGCAGGATTATACGCGACTGAAAAGGGTGGCGCTCTGGCCCTTGTTCAATTATGAGCGCCGCATGGGTGTCTCGCATTTTTCCACGCTGGCGCTACTTGAACCGTTTTTTCCCGACCATGACAGTATTCGCCGCAACTGGTCGCCTCTCTGGTCTGTGTATCAGAGCAAATGGGATACTCACGGCAATCAGATCTCCTCGCTTCTATGGAATCTCTACTGGAAAGAGCGCCGCGGCGAAGATCTCGCCTACGAGTTGTTTCCTCTGGTCAGCTATCAGGGCGCTGGGGGGGCGATGAAGGAGTTTAAGCTGCTCAAAGGTCTGGTGCATGTTATCCGCGAAGAAGATGGCGGACGATTCTCTCTGTTTTATCTGCCCTGGGGATTTTCCTGGGGCCGGCAGGCGCAATGACCATGATCGGACGATTTCTTGAATTCATCGGCGGGAAAATTCTTTCCATCGCCCAGACCACCGGGGAGATGTTAAGGCTTCTGGTGCAGACCTTTTATTATTTCAAGGAAGCGCCGCGTAACCTGCCTGCCATTTTTCGCCAGATGAGCGATATCGGCATCGATACCCTGCCCATCGCGACGCTTATGGCCTTCTTTGTCGGCATGGTTCTCGCCCTGCAGACGGGCACTCAGCTTGCGACTTTCGGGACTCAGAACGTTATCGGTGCCATCGTCGGGCTCTCCATGGTCAAGGAATTGGGGCCGGTCATGACCAGCATCCTGGTGGCCGGTCGCGTCGGATCGTCCATGGCCGCTGAAATTGGGGCGATGAAGGTTTACGAAGAGATCGACGCTCTCAAGACTCTGGAAATCAATCCGGTGCGCTATCTGGCCATGCCGCGCATGATTGCCTGTTTGCTTGCGGTGCCCGCATTGACGGTGTTTTCCATCATCGTTGGGATTTTCGGCGGAGGTTTCATCAGTGCCTTTACCCCGCGCATCAACGTGCCCTTCAATGTTTATTTCGACAATCTGGTTCTGGCCCTGGACTACAGTGAGATTTTCAAAGGGCTCCTTAAGGCCACGGTCTTTGGTGGCATCATCGCCCATGTCGGCTGCTATGTCGGCTTCCAGACCACGGGTGGGGCGCGGGGCATCGGGCATTCTACGACACGGGCAGTGGTCATGAGCTTTTTGCTGATCATGATCGCCAACTATTACCTGACGCGACTCACATTGTAGGATAACAGTCTACTTATGGCCAAGACGGAAGAAGAATTCAACGGCGAAGACCGAGGGATGTGGGATAAGCTGGTGCATGGGTTTCCCGGCTCGGTATTTGAAGAGGAACATCGCGGCGAATGTGTTCCCGAATACTCCGAACCGCGTGGCGTTGATATTCGCGTCGAGAATCTCAACAAATCTTTCGGCGATCTGCATGTGCTCAAAGACATCTGCCTGGATATCAAGGCAGGTGAAACGTTTTCCATCATCGGTCCGTCGGGAACCGGAAAAAGCGTATTGCTCAAGCACATCGTCAAGCTGGTCAAGCCCGACAGTGGCCGTATTTTCATTGATGGGCATGACATTTTCGCGGAGAAACCCAAGGACGCGGCGCGCGAATATCGCTACTCCATGGTTTTTCAGACCTCGGCGTTGTTCAACTCGCTCACCGTTGGTGAAAATGTCGGCTTGTGGCTGCGTGAAAAGCGCATCTGCAACGAGGGGCGCATTCGCCGTGTTATTCGCGAGAAACTACGGCTGGTGGGACTTGAGGGCAAAGAGGACATGATGACTTCGGAACTCTCGGGAGGCATGAAAAAACGTGTAGCTATTGCTCGCTCCCTGGCCATGAACCCCGATCTGATTCTTTATGACGAGCCGACAGCCGAACTCGATCCCGTCACCTCGGATGAGCTGGCTCGTGTGGTCATGAACCTCAAAGAAGACATCAGCCTGACCAGCGTCATCGTCAGCCACGATCTCAATTTTGCGTTTCATCTATCCGACCGGGTGGCCATGATTCACGATGGCCGCATCATTGAAGTCGGCACCCCTGCCGAACTCAAAGCCAGCGAGAATCCAAATGTGAAAAAATTTATTTACACAACGACCAAAGGAATTACGGGGAGCTGATATGGCCATATCAACGGAAAAGAAAGTCGGATTGTTTTTCCTCGTTGCGCTGGTGGCGCTTGCCTTGCTGATCGAGTTTGTTGAAGAGATCCGGCCCTTTGAAAGCCAGGTGGAGTATGTGGCCTATTTTAGTTCACTGGTCGGGCTCAACCAGGGCGACCCGGTGCGCATGGCCGGCGTACAGGTAGGAAAAGTCAGGTCCATCGAGTTGGAGGACCATCGCATCAAGGTTGTATTACAGGTGCGGGAGGGAACCTCCGTCAAGGAGGACAGCGTGGTGCGGGTGCGCCAGACCAATCTTCTGGGTGGGCAATTTCTCGGCATCGATTTCGGTTCCGTGGATAAGCCGGTGTTGCCGTCGGGTTCGGAATTGCCGACGGAGCCCACAGTCAATATCGATGAAATGCTGACCGATCTCGACCGCAATCTCAAGATCGCCCTAGGTGACTTCAGCGCATTTTTAGAGGATGGGCGCGAGCAGCTTGCCGCTTCCGGAGATCGACTGGCAAGCATTCTCTCCAAGGTCGACGAAGGCGAGGGCACCCTTGGCATGCTGGTGAATGATCCTCGCCTGTTTGATGATGTGCAGCTGGTTGCGGAAAATGTTGCCGAGATAACGCGACGCCTCGAAGCCGGCGAAGGCTCTTTAGGGCGTATGCTCACGGATGACGAACTTTACGTGAGAACCACCGCGGCCCTGACCAACATTCAGGATATCAGCGAGCGCATTCGCCGGGGCGAAGGAACTCTGGGGCAGCTTCTGGTCAATACCGAAATCCATGACCGCACCGCCGATGCTCTGGGCTCCATTCGCGACATCACCGGTAAAATCAATGAGGGCGAGGGCACCCTGGGGCGTCTGGTCCATGATGACCAGCTTTATCTTGAAACCACCGAGACCATGACCCGCATCAACAGCATCGCTGCAAAGATTGATGATGGGCAGGGTACCATCGGTCGCCTGATCAATGAAGACGATATCTACCGCGACGCCAAAACCACCCTCAACAAGGTCGAAAAGACCGTCGACGGTCTTAGTGATGCGGGTCCGCTAAGTGCTCTGGGAGTCGTGCTGGGGACGTTGTTCTAATTGTCCATGGTCCATGGTCCGTGGTCTGGTGACAAGCCGTTTGACTTTTTATGGGGTAAGGGACACCCTCTCCCTGACAACTGACAACTGACAACTGACAACTGACAACTGACAACTGACAACTGACAACTGACAACTGACAACTGACAACTGACAACTGACAACTGACAACTGACAACTGACAACTGACAGCCCCTCACAACCCCCGCAGATTCAGGTACGAAAAACGTGTGAGTTGATTGTGGCGAATCATGGCGGCGATTTCTTCGACGTACTCTTCGCCGCGGATCGAGTAGGCCTGAAGACCCTGGGCCAGATCGACCCCTTTCAGTGGCCGGTTTTCCAGACGCGCCTGATGGCGTTTTTCGCGCAAGGGTGCGTAAGCGCGGTGGGTGTTGAGATTAAGCATGTAGGACCTGAGAGAATCATAAATCGTCGGAAAGCTACGAACCTCATAAATTTCACCCGCAGGCCGATCGGTGGGCACGATGCCCGTGCCTGGAGTGAAGGTCCATTCGCCGAAGAGGTTGTTGGCGACCTGCGCAAATCGTGAGGTGCCCCATCCTGATTCATTGGCCGCCTGCGCCAGTACCAGGGACGGCGGAAGGACATCCACCCGCTTCAGCAATCTCGTCCTTACTTCACAATCACTGAACGGATCGCCGGCGACTCTGTACTTGTCCTGAATCTCGGCGAGACGCTCGGCCTCTTCCTCTGTCGGCAGTCGTCCCTTATCGAAACCACTGATCAGAAATTCAACCAGATCGCGCTCCGATTGGATTTCTTCATTGCCCATCAGGATCATGGGCAATAAAGTGAGAAAGAAAATGCGCTTTCTTTCGTTGACCTGCGAAACACGGTCGAGATCCTGGGGAAGCGAGGTCACGATCAGCTTAGGTACGCCCTGATCAAGGTTGTCCAGATCGTAGTCGTTGAGGGCAAAAAGTCGGGAGAGTTCGGCATGGCCGTCAGGCGCCACCACGACCACGTCGGGCTGGCCGCCATTGGTGGGAGGCGGGGGACCGCTGTCTTGGCAACCCAACAGGACCAACACCATAAGCCCAGCCAAGAATAAATGCTGATAAAGACGGAAGATTTTCATAGGCAATCGCGAAATGTATCAGAATGAAGAGGGGGAGTCAATAACAAAAACGCGCGCGTCGATTAAGGGCTCGGCGCGCGCGTTTTTATTGGAGTTCAGCGTAAGACCGGGTTGGCCAAAGATCCGGAAAGGCGCAGGCGATAGGTGCCGTTTCGATCGGGGCTGACACCGGTGAGCAGGAGGAGCTCGGCGAGATTTGGATCCAGTGTCATTGTCGGCGTAATTTCAATCTGAGCAGTAATCCGGCTGGCCTGCGGAGATTCGGCCAACAGAAGAGTTCCGCGGCCTTCAACAAGGAGATCGCCGTCTGCCGTACGCAGTTCCTCGATGCGCAGGTTGCGGCCCTGCAATTCACCGCGCAGGGTAATGCCACCGAGAGAAAGGCGTCCCTCGCTGGCGCCCAGAGCTTCGAGCCCCGACACGGCCGCGCGGTCGAGTTGCAGTTGAAAGCCCGCCTGCCCCCTTAGTGCTGAAAGATCTCCCGAAGCATCCACGTTGCCACTCAATACGCCCTGGATGGGGTAGGGAAATTCCGTGGGAAGAAAGGGGGCCAAGCCGATTGCGTTGAGAGTCGTGGCAAGATCGCCGTCTTTGTACATCCGTCCCTGCATGGATCCCACGGGGAATCCAGCCGTGACGCCGGCTGCAGGATTGGCGCCGAAGAGAGAGCCCCAGATCGGTGAGATGCGGATAACAGGAATGCGCACCGGCGGCCAGTTGTCCAACTCGGGTTGCCAGGCGACATTGCGCAAGGTCAGGGTCAAGGGCGGAGCCAGGCTCAGGTCGCCGATATCGATGCGCACTCCGGTTTGCTGAAAAATGAGCTGCTCGGCCCGCGCGCGCAGAATCTGGTCGGGAAACAAAATCAGAACCGTCAGGACAAAGGCGGCGATAAAAAGAGTGAAGGCGCCCAGGTGCAAGGCAAATTGGCGCCGCAGGTCAGATTTACTGGCGGTTTTTGTCGGGGATTTGCTGCGTTTGAATAATAATTTCATGCCGGCTTCTGCAGGTAAGAGACGATAAAGGTGGCGTCCAGTTGTGAGCGATCATCAAAGCGGGTTCTGATCCGCAGGTTCTTGGTGTTGAGATGGATATCGGCGGAGTCCATGGCATGCAAGAGCCGCACGAACTGGTCGAGGCGAATGCGTTCCAGGCGAATCTCCACGGACTCTTCGCGAAACTCACCCTGGGTCTGGGGGCTCTGGGGACGCATGGAGACCAGGTTTTCCCGAACTCCGGTGCGATTGGTGACATCTTCAACAAAAGAAAACAGGGAAAATCCCCGAGCGCCCGTCACCAGGTGCCGTTCCGCAACCGTCAGCTCCTGCTGCAGGCGCCGATATTCACGTTGCAGCATACGCACTTCCTCAAGCTGCCGCTCACGGCTGGCAATGCGCGTTTCGGCGGCTGCAACGGCTTCGCGATAGGGCGAAACCACGCCCAGCCACAGAATCAACAGCAGGATTGCGGCGGCGCCGCATGCGAGAAAAATTTTTTCTCTTGGGGACAGGTTGCCGATCATCGTATGAATTCCTCCGGCGTAATCCTCAGATTCAGGCGAAAGTCGACACGGGTGCCTTCCAGGCCCATTTTGGCATCGGTGATCTGCGCATCCCGAAAAAGAGGCGATGTTTCAAGGCTGCGCGACAGCCGATTGATGGCCTCAAAGGAGGTGGTCGTGCCGTCGAGGCGCAACTGCTCCCCGATGAACGAGAGTTCACGCACGTCCAGGGTGACATCCGCCGGTGAGCGCGCCGAAATCTCACGCAGGATGCTCAGGGCCGAACGGTCGCTACCCAGCCCGAGCAGGCGCGCACGATCCTGCAACTGAACCAGGCTGCTGCGCATCTGCGCCGGAACATCGACGATGACCGTAGCCTGGGGGAAGGTTTCACGAAAGATGTTTGACATCTCCTCGCGCAGAGCATCGGCGCGCGACATTTTGTGCGCATAGTTGGTATAGGCGCCGGCGCCGAGCAACACCAGGCACAGCCCGAGCAGCACGGAGGCACCAATCAGACGGCGGCGAAAACCGCTCCATTCGCTCTTCGGCGCCAACTCGCCTTTGAGGAAATTGAGGTTTCTCTCGCGTTCCGGCAGCGCGGTGCGCAACGCCAGGGCCGCCGCCGGGAGAAAGGCCGGCTCCAGTGGTTCTCCGGCGAGCTTGAGTGAAGGAACTTGCACGCTGAGCCCGGCGTCGCTCAGAGTTTGCCGCAGTTCGTTGGTCACGCCCGAGCCGATCAGAATCAGGGGCAGGGGGGGGTGCTTTCCGGCATGGGCAAGGGCCAGATATTCACGCATCATAAGGGACGCGATTTTCTGCGTATCGAGATTTGCCCTGCGCGGCAGGCTGCGATAGTCGGCCACCTGACCGTCTTCGATCCGGGCGAGAACCACCTCTTTCTGGTTGAGGGTGGCCAGCACCCCCTTATCCACATGCTTGCGCAGACCGGCGACCCAGGCAAAGGGCGCCAGGTCCAGCAGGTGCAGAGGGTGTCCGGCTTCTTGAAATTTTTCGGCCATGGCGGCTGCGGCGGATTTTTTGACCGCGGCCGCGGCAATGCTGAACTGGCCGTCCTGCGGGCGAGCCGCGAGAAAATCAAATTCCAAATCTTCGCCATTGGGAACCTGGCCGGCCAATTCCAGCGGTAGAGCCGCTGCGATCTTTTTGGGGTCGGAAAACGGAAACTCCAGGGTGCGGAAGAAGCTGCCCACGGCGGGCAGACAGGTCGCCACCCGATCTCCGAAAGCCAGGTCTCCGAGAATTTCTGACAAGGCCTGGGAAAGGTCGCTTTCGTCAGCGGCAAGAGGGCGCAGGGTTGCCGCCGTAAGGACCGGTCCCGTTTTGGTCATTTCAGCCGTGACGGCACGCAGCGTGCCTTTCTCAATGTCGATACCGATAAATTTTTTAGCCATATCTCTATATTTTCAGTCAACGCGCAGTGAGTGGATTTGATTGTTCCGCTTGCCGACCACGGCGGTCACGGTACGGGTTCCATCATTGACCCATGCCTGCGAGCGGATGCGGTAAAAGTCGCTTCTGAACGTAATGCTGTACGTCAGTTCGGCACTGGTGGGAAATAATTCCCACAGACCGGGAAACTCACGTTGGAAATCCTCGAGAGTCTCAAAGGGTGAAAGATCACGGGCTTCCGCAATGGCCTCGGCTTCTTCGAAAAAGATGCGGCGATCCTCATCGAAATACAGGGTTGCAATGACCTCCGGGCTGGCCGTGTTGAGGTTGACCCGCAAGTTGCCGTAAATCGTGACGTGGGGGCGCAGCCGGTCGACGATCTCCGGAGTAAAGCCCCTGACCAGGGCCAGCTCGTCAAGACTGACCAGGGGACCGTTGCGGGCCATGTAGGGCGGATTGAGGCTCTGATAATAGTTGCTCTCAGCCCCTAGCGCGCCATCCTGATCATAGGTCTCGCTGTCCGTGTCGAGCCAGTCGATGAGGGCCGCCACCATGTCCGCCGGATGGTCGAAGTCGAAATGCTCGAACAGACGCGTCAGGCGCTCTCTCTGCACGGGCTCGGGATTGTTGCCGCGCACCAGGGCGTTGATCGCCAGTCGGCCGTCGAGATCCTCAATGTCGATGGTGATGACACCCTCGTCACCTACCGGAAAATTAGCGACTCCCTGCCCCCAGAGTTCATTGCGGGCATCGTAATGATTCTGGTCTTCCTGCAAAATCATCTGCCCTGCACGAACGCCGCCGCGCGCCAGATAATAGGAGCGTGTGCTGTCGCGATAGGTTTCGACCAGGCGCAGATCCACCAGGGTCGAAAAGGCGAACTCCGTCAGCAGAGCCGACAGCAGGGCCACAACCACCAGCACCATCAGCAGGACCATGCCCTTTTCTTGGCGCAGGAGTGATTTCTTCATGGCTCGATCCGCGGAATTTCAATTGCCGTAAGAAAGGTCAGCGGTCGTCCTGCGGCTTCCATCTCCAGGAAAAGTTCCACCATCTGCGGCAAGCCGCCACCCTCGGTGGCGTTCCACTCATCGCGCCATTCGAGACCGTCGAAAAAGCGTACGCCGAATCGCGAAATCCCGGCGGCAAGACGATGCTCCATGCCTTCGGCGTTGACCCCGGGAAGCAGGCTCTCCTCCATCCGCACCAGAATCGGCGGAGCTTCACGGTCGTCAGGGTTGAGGCGAATCTCGTAGCGAACCTGCGAAATGCCGCTGGCGCGGGGCAGTGTCGGCGAGGTGATCGTCGTTG from Geoalkalibacter ferrihydriticus DSM 17813 harbors:
- the gspL gene encoding type II secretion system protein GspL, producing the protein MAKKFIGIDIEKGTLRAVTAEMTKTGPVLTAATLRPLAADESDLSQALSEILGDLAFGDRVATCLPAVGSFFRTLEFPFSDPKKIAAALPLELAGQVPNGEDLEFDFLAARPQDGQFSIAAAAVKKSAAAAMAEKFQEAGHPLHLLDLAPFAWVAGLRKHVDKGVLATLNQKEVVLARIEDGQVADYRSLPRRANLDTQKIASLMMREYLALAHAGKHPPLPLILIGSGVTNELRQTLSDAGLSVQVPSLKLAGEPLEPAFLPAAALALRTALPERERNLNFLKGELAPKSEWSGFRRRLIGASVLLGLCLVLLGAGAYTNYAHKMSRADALREEMSNIFRETFPQATVIVDVPAQMRSSLVQLQDRARLLGLGSDRSALSILREISARSPADVTLDVRELSFIGEQLRLDGTTTSFEAINRLSRSLETSPLFRDAQITDAKMGLEGTRVDFRLNLRITPEEFIR
- the gspK gene encoding type II secretion system minor pseudopilin GspK gives rise to the protein MKKSLLRQEKGMVLLMVLVVVALLSALLTEFAFSTLVDLRLVETYRDSTRSYYLARGGVRAGQMILQEDQNHYDARNELWGQGVANFPVGDEGVITIDIEDLDGRLAINALVRGNNPEPVQRERLTRLFEHFDFDHPADMVAALIDWLDTDSETYDQDGALGAESNYYQSLNPPYMARNGPLVSLDELALVRGFTPEIVDRLRPHVTIYGNLRVNLNTASPEVIATLYFDEDRRIFFEEAEAIAEARDLSPFETLEDFQREFPGLWELFPTSAELTYSITFRSDFYRIRSQAWVNDGTRTVTAVVGKRNNQIHSLRVD
- a CDS encoding type II secretion system protein GspJ encodes the protein MNEAKGFTLLEILVALAITAIVLTSTYGVFASLSSAKEELEGDGEIYHQARVLFDRMGREIRSTYFRPTARDTLFRGGEGDILGQDYLELTTTITSPTLPRASGISQVRYEIRLNPDDREAPPILVRMEESLLPGVNAEGMEHRLAAGISRFGVRFFDGLEWRDEWNATEGGGLPQMVELFLEMEAAGRPLTFLTAIEIPRIEP